A DNA window from Malus domestica cultivar Red Delicious-ww chloroplast, complete genome contains the following coding sequences:
- the atpE gene encoding CF1 subunit epsilon, translated as MTLNLCVLTPNRIVWDSEVKEIILSTNSGQIGVLPNHAPIATAVDIGILRIRLNDQWLTMALMGGFARIGNNEITVLVNDAEKGSDIDPQEAQQTLETAEANLRKAEGKRQTIEANLALRRARTRVEAINVMS; from the coding sequence ATGACCTTAAATCTTTGTGTACTGACCCCGAATCGAATTGTTTGGGATTCGGAAGTGAAAGAAATTATTTTATCTACTAATAGTGGACAAATTGGCGTATTACCCAATCATGCGCCTATTGCCACAGCTGTAGATATCGGTATTTTGAGAATACGCCTTAACGACCAATGGTTAACGATGGCTCTAATGGGTGGTTTTGCTAGAATAGGCAATAATGAGATCACGGTTTTAGTAAATGATGCAGAGAAGGGTAGTGACATTGATCCACAAGAAGCTCAACAAACTCTTGAAACAGCGGAAGCTAATTTGAGGAAAGCTGAAGGCAAGAGACAAACAATTGAGGCAAATTTAGCTCTCAGACGAGCTAGGACACGAGTAGAGGCTATTAATGTGATGTCGTAA
- the accD gene encoding acetyl-CoA carboxylase subunit beta: protein MTIHLLYFHVNEGQESSMEKWRFDSMLFNGELEYRCRLSKSMDSLGPFENTSVSEDPILNDMDKDIFNFSDKSNYSNVDHLVGDRYIRNFISDDTFFVRDSNRDSYSIYFDIENTNFEIDNNRSFLSELKSSFYSYQTSSYMNNAPQSDDTRHDRYMYDTNSHYSWNNHINSCIDSYLGSQICIDSYILSNSNNYSDSYIYSYICGESVNSNKSESSSIKTSTDDSDFSISSNNLNVTQKYRHLWIQCENCYGLNYKKFLKSKMNICEQCGCHLKMSSFDRIELSIDPGTWDPMNEDMVSLDPIEFHSEEEPYKDRIDSYQKNTGLTEAVQTGTGQLNGIPVAIGVMDFQFMGGSMGSVVGEKITRLAEYATNQFLPLILVCASGGARMQEGSLSLMQMAKISSALYDYQLNKKLFYVAILTSPTTGGVTASFGMLGDIIIAEPNAYIAFAGKRVIEQTLNKTVPEDSQVAEYLFHKGLFDPIVPRNPLKGVLSELFRLHAFFPLNEN from the coding sequence ATGACTATTCATCTATTGTATTTTCATGTAAATGAGGGGCAAGAAAGTTCTATGGAAAAATGGCGGTTCGATTCGATGTTGTTTAACGGGGAGTTAGAATACAGGTGTAGGCTAAGTAAATCAATGGACAGTCTTGGTCCTTTTGAAAATACCAGTGTAAGTGAAGATCCAATTTTAAATGATATGGATAAAGACATTTTTAATTTTAGCGACAAGTCTAATTACAGTAATGTTGATCATTTAGTCGGCGACAGATACATTCGGAATTTCATATCTGATGACACTTTTTTCGTTAGGGATAGTAATAGGGACAGTTATTCCATATATTTTGATATTGAAAATACAAATTTTGAGATTGACAACAACCGTTCTTTTCTAAGTGAACTAAAAAGTTCTTTTTATAGTTATCAGACTTCTAGTTATATGAATAATGCACCCCAAAGTGACGATACTCGCCACGATCGTTACATGTATGATACTAATTCTCATTATAGTTGGAATAATCACATTAATAGTTGTATTGACAGTTATCTTGGTTCTCAAATTTGTATTGATAGTTATATTTTAAGCAACAGTAACAATTACAGTGACAGCTACATTTATAGTTACATTTGTGGCGAAAGCGTAAATAGTAATAAAAGCGAGAGTTCCAGTATAAAAACTAGCACAGATGATAGTGATTTTAGTATAAGTTCTAATAATTTAAATGTAACTCAAAAATACAGGCATTTGTGGATTCAATGCGAAAATTGTTATGGATTAAATTATAAGAAATTTTTAAAATCAAAAATGAATATTTGTGAACAATGTGGATGTCATTTGAAAATGAGTAGTTTTGATAGAATCGAACTTTCGATTGATCCCGGTACTTGGGATCCTATGAACGAAGACATGGTCTCTCTGGATCCCATTGAATTTCATTCGGAGGAGGAACCTTATAAAGATCGTATTGATTCTTATCAAAAAAATACAGGATTAACTGAGGCTGTTCAAACAGGCACAGGTCAACTAAATGGTATTCCCGTAGCAATTGGTGTTATGGATTTTCAGTTTATGGGTGGTAGTATGGGATCTGTAGTGGGCGAAAAAATCACACGTTTGGCCGAGTATGCTACCAATCAATTTTTACCTCTTATTCTAGTGTGTGCTTCCGGAGGAGCACGCATGCAAGAAGGAAGCTTGAGCTTGATGCAAATGGCTAAAATATCTTCCGCTTTATATGATTATCAATTAAATAAAAAGTTATTTTATGTAGCAATCCTTACATCCCCTACCACAGGCGGGGTGACGGCTAGTTTTGGTATGTTGGGAGATATCATTATTGCCGAACCCAATGCTTATATTGCATTTGCAGGTAAAAGAGTAATTGAACAAACATTGAATAAGACAGTACCTGAGGATTCACAAGTGGCTGAATATTTATTCCATAAGGGCTTATTCGATCCAATCGTACCACGTAATCCTTTAAAGGGCGTTCTGAGTGAGTTATTTCGGCTACATGCTTTCTTTCCTTTGAATGAAAATTAG
- the rps4 gene encoding ribosomal protein S4, with protein sequence MSRYRGPRFKKIRRLGALPGLTSKKPRAGSDLRNQSRPGKKSQYRIRLEEKQKLRFHYGLTEQQLLKYVRIAGKAKGSTGQVLLQLLEMRLDNILFRLGMASTIPQARQLVNHRHILVNGRIVDIPSYRCKPRDIITVRDEQKSRALIQNYLDSSPREELPNHLTLHPFQYEGFVNQIIDSKWVGLKINELLVVEYYSRQT encoded by the coding sequence ATGTCACGTTACAGAGGGCCTCGTTTCAAAAAAATCCGTCGTCTGGGGGCTTTACCGGGACTAACTAGTAAAAAGCCTAGAGCCGGAAGCGATCTTAGAAACCAATCGCGCCCCGGAAAAAAATCTCAATATCGTATTCGTTTAGAAGAAAAACAAAAATTGCGCTTTCATTATGGTCTTACAGAACAACAATTACTTAAATACGTTCGTATCGCCGGAAAAGCCAAAGGATCAACAGGTCAGGTTTTACTACAATTACTTGAAATGCGTTTGGATAACATCCTTTTTCGATTGGGTATGGCTTCGACTATTCCTCAAGCCCGCCAATTAGTTAACCATAGACATATTTTAGTTAATGGTCGTATAGTAGATATACCAAGTTATCGCTGTAAACCCCGAGATATTATTACAGTGAGGGATGAGCAAAAATCTAGGGCTCTGATTCAAAATTATCTTGATTCATCCCCCCGCGAGGAGTTGCCAAACCATTTGACTCTTCACCCATTCCAATATGAAGGATTCGTCAATCAAATAATAGATAGTAAATGGGTCGGTTTGAAAATAAATGAATTGCTAGTTGTAGAATATTACTCTCGTCAGACTTAA
- the ndhC gene encoding NADH dehydrogenase subunit C, with protein sequence MFLLYEYDFFWAFLIVSSVIPILAFLISGVLAPISKGPEKLSSYESGIEPMGDAWLQFRIRYYMFALVFVVFDVETVFLYPWAMSFDVLGVSVFIEALIFVLILIVGSIYAWRKGALEWS encoded by the coding sequence ATGTTTCTGCTTTACGAATATGATTTTTTCTGGGCATTTCTGATAGTATCAAGTGTTATTCCTATTTTGGCATTTCTAATTTCCGGAGTTTTAGCCCCGATTAGCAAAGGACCAGAAAAACTTTCGAGTTATGAATCGGGAATAGAACCAATGGGGGATGCTTGGTTACAATTTAGAATCCGTTATTATATGTTTGCTCTAGTTTTTGTTGTTTTTGATGTTGAAACGGTTTTTCTTTATCCATGGGCAATGAGTTTCGATGTATTGGGAGTATCCGTATTTATAGAAGCTTTAATTTTCGTGCTTATCCTAATTGTTGGTTCAATTTATGCATGGCGAAAAGGAGCATTGGAATGGTCTTAG
- the psaA gene encoding photosystem I P700 apoprotein A1 encodes MIIRSPEPEVKILVDRDPVKTSFEEWARPGHFSRTIAKGPDTTTWIWNLHADAHDFDSHTSDLEEISRKVFSAHFGQLSIIFLWLSGMYFHGARFSNYEAWLSDPTHIGPSAQVVWPIVGQEILNGDVGGGFRGIQITSGFFQLWRASGITSELQLYCTAIGALVFAALMLFAGWFHYHKAAPKLAWFQDVESMLNHHLAGLLGLGSLSWAGHQVHVSLPINQFLNAGVDPKEIPLPHEFILNRDLLAQLYPSFAEGATPFFTLNWSKYAEFLTFRGGLDPVTGGLWLTDIAHHHLAIAILFLVAGHMYRTNWGIGHGIKDILEAHKGPFTGQGHKGLYEILTTSWHAQLSINLAMLGSLTIVVAHHMYSMPPYPYLATDYGTQLSLFTHHMWIGGFLIVGAAAHAAIFMVRDYDPTTRYNDLLDRVLRHRDAIISHLNWVCIFLGFHSFGLYIHNDTMSALGRPQDMFSDTAIQLQPVFAQWIQNTHALAPNATAPGATTGTSLTWGGGDLVAVGGKVALLPIPLGTADFLVHHIHAFTIHVTVLILLKGVLFARSSRLIPDKANLGFRFPCDGPGRGGTCQVSAWDHVFLGLFWMYNAISVVIFHFSWKMQSDVWGSISDQGVVTHITGGNFAQSSITINGWLRDFLWAQASQVIQSYGSSLSAYGLFFLGAHFVWAFSLMFLFSGRGYWQELIESIVWAHNKLKVAPATQPRALSIVQGRAVGVTHYLLGGIATTWAFFLARIIAVG; translated from the coding sequence ATGATTATTCGTTCGCCGGAACCAGAAGTTAAAATTTTGGTAGATAGGGATCCCGTAAAAACTTCTTTCGAGGAATGGGCCAGACCGGGTCATTTCTCAAGAACAATAGCTAAGGGACCTGATACTACCACTTGGATCTGGAACCTACACGCTGATGCTCACGATTTTGATAGCCATACCAGTGATTTGGAGGAGATCTCTCGAAAAGTATTTAGTGCCCATTTCGGTCAACTCTCCATCATCTTTCTTTGGCTGAGTGGTATGTATTTCCATGGTGCTCGTTTTTCCAATTATGAAGCATGGCTAAGTGATCCTACTCACATTGGACCTAGTGCCCAGGTGGTTTGGCCAATAGTGGGTCAAGAAATATTGAATGGTGATGTAGGCGGGGGTTTCCGAGGAATACAAATAACCTCTGGTTTTTTTCAGCTTTGGCGAGCATCTGGAATAACTAGTGAATTACAACTCTATTGTACTGCAATTGGTGCATTGGTCTTTGCTGCCTTAATGCTTTTTGCTGGTTGGTTCCATTATCACAAAGCTGCTCCGAAGTTAGCTTGGTTCCAAGATGTAGAATCTATGTTGAATCACCATTTAGCAGGGCTACTAGGCCTTGGTTCTCTTTCTTGGGCGGGGCATCAAGTACATGTATCTTTACCAATTAACCAATTTCTAAACGCTGGAGTAGATCCTAAAGAGATTCCGCTCCCTCATGAATTTATCTTGAATCGGGATCTTTTGGCTCAACTTTATCCCAGTTTTGCTGAGGGAGCAACCCCATTTTTCACCTTGAATTGGTCAAAATATGCGGAATTTCTTACTTTTCGTGGAGGATTAGATCCAGTAACTGGAGGTCTATGGCTGACCGATATTGCACACCATCATTTAGCTATTGCAATTCTTTTCCTGGTAGCGGGTCACATGTATAGGACCAACTGGGGCATTGGTCATGGTATAAAAGATATTTTAGAGGCTCATAAAGGCCCATTTACTGGCCAGGGCCATAAAGGCCTATATGAGATCCTAACAACGTCATGGCATGCTCAATTATCTATTAATCTAGCTATGTTAGGATCTTTAACCATTGTTGTAGCTCACCATATGTATTCGATGCCTCCTTATCCATATCTAGCTACTGATTATGGTACACAACTTTCATTGTTCACACATCACATGTGGATTGGTGGATTTCTCATAGTTGGTGCTGCTGCGCATGCAGCCATTTTTATGGTAAGAGACTATGATCCAACTACTCGATACAACGATCTATTAGATCGTGTCCTTAGGCATCGCGATGCAATCATATCACATCTCAACTGGGTATGTATATTTTTAGGCTTTCACAGTTTTGGTTTGTATATTCATAATGATACTATGAGCGCTTTAGGGCGCCCGCAAGATATGTTTTCAGATACCGCTATACAATTACAACCCGTCTTTGCTCAATGGATACAAAACACCCATGCTTTAGCACCCAACGCAACGGCCCCTGGTGCAACAACAGGCACCAGTTTGACTTGGGGGGGTGGTGATTTAGTGGCAGTGGGCGGCAAAGTTGCTTTGTTACCTATTCCATTAGGAACCGCAGATTTTTTGGTGCATCACATTCATGCATTTACAATTCATGTGACGGTATTAATACTCCTGAAAGGTGTTCTATTTGCTCGTAGTTCACGTTTGATACCAGATAAAGCAAATCTTGGTTTTCGTTTCCCTTGTGACGGGCCGGGAAGAGGGGGGACATGCCAAGTATCCGCTTGGGATCATGTCTTCTTAGGGCTATTCTGGATGTATAATGCAATTTCAGTAGTAATATTCCATTTCAGCTGGAAAATGCAGTCAGATGTTTGGGGTAGTATCAGCGATCAAGGAGTGGTAACTCATATCACGGGAGGAAACTTTGCGCAGAGTTCCATTACTATTAATGGGTGGCTCCGCGATTTCTTATGGGCACAGGCATCCCAGGTAATTCAGTCTTATGGTTCGTCATTATCTGCATACGGCCTTTTTTTCCTAGGTGCTCATTTTGTATGGGCTTTTAGTTTAATGTTTCTATTCAGCGGGCGTGGTTATTGGCAAGAACTTATTGAATCCATCGTTTGGGCTCATAATAAATTAAAAGTTGCTCCTGCTACTCAGCCCAGAGCCTTGAGTATTGTCCAAGGACGTGCTGTAGGAGTAACTCATTACCTTCTGGGTGGAATTGCCACAACATGGGCGTTCTTCTTAGCAAGAATTATTGCAGTAGGATAA
- the rbcL gene encoding ribulose-1,5-bisphosphate carboxylase/oxygenase large subunit, with product MSPQTETKASVGFKAGVKDYKLTYYTPDYETKDTDILAAFRVTPQPGVPPEEAGAAVAAESSTGTWTTVWTDGLTSLDRYKGRCYHIEPVAGEESQFIAYVAYPLDLFEEGSVTNMFTSIVGNVFGFKALRALRLEDLRIPVAYVKTFQGPPHGIQVERDKLNKYGRPLLGCTIKPKLGLSAKNYGRAVYECLRGGLDFTKDDENVNSQPFMRWRDRFLFCAEAIYKAQAETGEIKGHYLNATAGTCEDMMKRAVFARELGVPIVMHDYLTGGFTANTTLAHYCRDNGLLLHIHRAMHAVIDRQKNHGMHFRVLAKALRMSGGDHIHAGTVVGKLEGEREITLGFVDLLRDDFVEKDRSRGIYFTQDWVSLPGVLPVASGGIHVWHMPALTEIFGDDSVLQFGGGTLGHPWGNAPGAVANRVALEACVQARNEGRDLAREGNEIIREASKWSPELAAACEIWKEIKFEFEAMDTL from the coding sequence ATGTCACCACAAACAGAGACTAAAGCAAGTGTTGGATTCAAAGCTGGTGTTAAAGATTATAAATTGACTTATTATACTCCTGACTATGAAACCAAAGATACTGATATTTTGGCAGCATTTCGAGTAACTCCTCAACCTGGAGTTCCACCTGAGGAAGCAGGGGCCGCGGTAGCTGCTGAATCTTCTACTGGTACATGGACAACTGTATGGACTGACGGTCTTACCAGTCTTGATCGTTACAAAGGTCGATGCTACCACATCGAGCCTGTTGCTGGAGAAGAAAGTCAATTTATTGCTTATGTAGCTTACCCCTTAGACCTTTTTGAAGAAGGTTCTGTTACTAACATGTTTACTTCCATTGTAGGTAATGTGTTTGGGTTCAAGGCCCTGCGCGCTCTACGTCTGGAGGATTTGCGAATCCCTGTTGCTTATGTTAAAACTTTCCAGGGCCCGCCTCATGGTATCCAAGTTGAGAGAGATAAATTGAACAAGTATGGCCGCCCTCTATTGGGATGTACTATAAAACCAAAATTGGGGTTATCCGCTAAGAATTACGGTAGAGCAGTTTATGAATGTCTACGCGGTGGACTTGATTTTACCAAAGATGATGAGAATGTTAATTCCCAACCATTTATGCGTTGGAGAGACCGTTTCTTATTTTGTGCCGAAGCAATTTATAAAGCACAGGCTGAAACAGGTGAAATCAAAGGGCATTACTTAAACGCTACTGCAGGTACATGCGAAGATATGATGAAAAGAGCTGTATTTGCCAGAGAATTGGGGGTTCCAATCGTAATGCATGATTACTTAACAGGGGGATTCACTGCAAATACTACCTTGGCTCATTATTGCCGAGATAATGGTCTACTTCTTCACATCCACCGTGCAATGCATGCAGTTATCGATAGACAGAAGAATCATGGTATGCACTTTCGTGTACTAGCTAAAGCGTTACGTATGTCTGGTGGAGATCATATACACGCTGGTACCGTAGTAGGTAAACTTGAGGGGGAAAGAGAGATTACTTTAGGCTTTGTTGATTTACTACGTGATGATTTTGTTGAAAAAGATCGAAGCCGCGGTATTTATTTCACTCAAGATTGGGTCTCTCTGCCAGGTGTTTTGCCTGTGGCTTCAGGGGGTATTCACGTTTGGCATATGCCTGCTCTGACCGAGATCTTTGGAGATGATTCTGTACTACAATTTGGTGGCGGAACTTTAGGACACCCTTGGGGAAATGCACCTGGTGCCGTAGCTAATCGAGTAGCTCTAGAAGCATGTGTACAAGCTCGTAATGAGGGACGTGATCTTGCTCGTGAGGGTAATGAAATTATTCGTGAGGCTAGTAAATGGAGTCCTGAACTAGCTGCTGCTTGTGAAATATGGAAGGAGATCAAATTCGAATTCGAAGCAATGGATACTTTGTAA
- the ycf3 gene encoding photosystem I assembly protein Ycf3 — protein sequence MSRSGINGNFIDKTFSIVANILLRIIPTTSGEKEAFTYYRDGMSAQSEGNYAEALQNYYEAMRLEIDPYDRSYILYNIGLIHTSNGEHTKALEYYFRALERNPFLPQAFNNMAVICHYRGEQAVQQGDSEIAEAWFDQAAEYWKQAIALTPGNYIEAQNWLKITRRFE from the exons ATGTCTAGATCTGGGATAAATGGAAATTTTATTGATAAAACCTTTTCAATTGTAGCCAATATCTTATTACGAATAATTCCGACAACTTCGGGAGAAAAAGAGGCATTCACCTATTACAGAGATG GGATGTCAGCTCAATCCGAAGGAAATTATGCAGAAGCTTTACAGAATTATTATGAAGCTATGCGATTAGAAATTGATCCTTATGATCGAAGTTATATACTCTATAACATAGGCCTTATCCACACAAGTAACGGAGAACATACGAAAGCTTTAGAATATTATTTTCGGGCACTAGAGCGAAACCCATTCTTACCACAAGCTTTTAATAATATGGCCGTGATCTGTCATTAC CGGGGAGAACAGGCCGTTCAACAAGGAGATTCCGAAATTGCGGAGGCTTGGTTCGATCAAGCCGCCGAGTATTGGAAACAAGCAATAGCGCTTACTCCTGGTAATTATATTGAAGCACAGAATTGGTTGAAGATTACAAGGCGTTTCGAATAA
- the ndhK gene encoding NADH dehydrogenase subunit K gives MTSIIEFPLLDRTTQNSVISTTSSDLSNWSRLSSLWPLLYGTSCCFIEFASLIGSRFDFDRYGLVPRSSPRQADLILTAGTVTMKMAPSLVRLYEQMPEPKYVIAMGACTITGGMFSTDSYSTVRGVDKLIPVDVYLPGCPPKPEAIIDAITKLRKKISREIYEDRIRSQQENRCFTTSHKFRVGRSTHTGNYDQGLLYQPPSTSEIPPEIFFKYKSSVASPELVN, from the coding sequence ATGACTTCCATTATTGAATTTCCTTTACTTGATCGAACAACCCAAAATTCAGTTATTTCAACTACATCAAGTGATCTTTCAAATTGGTCAAGACTCTCCAGTTTATGGCCGCTTCTCTATGGTACCAGTTGTTGCTTCATTGAATTTGCTTCATTAATAGGCTCACGATTCGACTTTGATCGTTATGGACTGGTACCACGATCCAGTCCTAGACAGGCAGACCTAATTTTAACAGCAGGCACAGTAACAATGAAAATGGCTCCTTCTTTAGTAAGATTATATGAACAAATGCCTGAACCAAAATATGTTATTGCTATGGGAGCATGCACAATTACAGGGGGGATGTTCAGTACCGATTCTTATAGTACTGTTCGGGGAGTTGATAAGCTAATTCCTGTGGATGTCTATTTGCCGGGCTGTCCACCTAAACCGGAGGCCATTATAGATGCTATAACAAAACTTCGTAAGAAAATTTCTCGAGAAATCTATGAAGATCGAATTCGATCTCAACAGGAAAATCGGTGTTTTACTACCAGCCATAAGTTTCGTGTTGGACGCAGTACTCATACTGGAAATTATGATCAAGGATTACTCTATCAACCACCGTCTACTTCAGAGATCCCTCCTGAAATATTTTTCAAATATAAAAGTTCAGTAGCTTCCCCCGAATTAGTGAATTAG
- the ndhJ gene encoding NADH dehydrogenase subunit J, translating to MQGRLSAWLVKHGLVHRSLGFDYQGIETLQIKPEDWHSIAVILYVYGYNYLRSQCAYDVAPGGLLASVYHLTRIEYGIDQPEEVCIKVFASRRNPRIPSVFWVWKSADFQERESYDMLGILYDNHPRLKRILMPESWIGWPLRKDYIAPNFYEIQDAH from the coding sequence ATGCAGGGTCGTTTGTCTGCTTGGTTAGTCAAACATGGGTTAGTTCATAGATCTTTGGGCTTCGATTACCAAGGAATAGAAACTTTACAAATAAAACCCGAGGATTGGCATTCGATTGCTGTCATTTTATATGTATATGGTTACAATTATCTACGTTCCCAATGTGCTTATGATGTAGCACCAGGCGGACTGTTAGCTAGTGTCTATCATCTTACGAGAATAGAGTATGGTATAGATCAACCGGAAGAGGTATGCATAAAAGTATTTGCCTCACGGAGGAATCCTAGAATTCCGTCTGTTTTCTGGGTTTGGAAAAGTGCGGATTTTCAAGAAAGGGAATCCTATGATATGCTGGGAATCCTTTATGATAATCATCCACGCCTGAAACGTATCTTAATGCCTGAAAGTTGGATAGGATGGCCTTTACGTAAGGATTATATTGCCCCTAATTTTTATGAAATACAAGATGCTCATTGA
- the atpB gene encoding CF1 subunit beta, whose protein sequence is MRINPTTSGPGVPALEKKNLGRIAQIIGPVLDVAFPPGKMPNIYNALVVRGRDAVGQQINVTCEVQQLLGNNRVRAVAMSATEGLKRGMEVIDTGAPLSVPVGGATLGRIFNVLGEPVDNLGPVDTRTTSPIHRSAPAFIQLDTKLSIFETGIKVVDLLAPYRRGGKIGLFGGAGVGKTVLIMELINNIAKAHGGVSVFGGVGERTREGNDLYMEMKESGVINEQNIAESKVALVYGQMNEPPGARMRVGLTALTMAEYFRDVNEQDVLLFIDNIFRFVQAGSEVSALLGRMPSAVGYQPTLSTEMGTLQERITSTKEGSITSIQAVYVPADDLTDPAPATTFAHLDATTVLSRGLAAKGIYPAVDPLDSTSTMLQPRIVGEEHYETAQRVKETLQRYKELQDIIAILGLDELSEDDRLTVARARKIERFLSQPFFVAEVFTGSPGKYVGLAETIRGFKLILSGELDGLPEQAFYLVGNIDEATAKATTLGT, encoded by the coding sequence ATGAGAATAAATCCTACTACTTCTGGTCCTGGGGTTCCTGCACTTGAAAAAAAAAACTTGGGGCGTATCGCTCAAATCATTGGTCCGGTACTGGATGTAGCTTTTCCACCGGGCAAGATGCCTAATATTTACAACGCTCTGGTAGTTAGGGGTCGAGATGCTGTTGGTCAACAAATTAATGTGACTTGTGAAGTACAGCAATTATTAGGAAATAATCGAGTTAGAGCTGTAGCTATGAGTGCTACAGAGGGTCTAAAGAGAGGAATGGAAGTGATTGACACCGGAGCTCCTCTAAGTGTTCCAGTCGGCGGAGCGACTCTAGGACGAATTTTCAACGTGCTTGGAGAGCCGGTTGATAATTTAGGTCCTGTAGATACTCGCACAACATCTCCTATTCATAGATCTGCGCCTGCCTTTATACAGTTAGATACAAAATTATCTATTTTTGAAACAGGAATTAAAGTAGTAGACCTTTTAGCCCCTTATCGTCGTGGAGGAAAAATAGGACTATTCGGAGGAGCTGGAGTGGGTAAAACAGTACTCATTATGGAATTGATCAACAACATTGCCAAAGCTCATGGGGGTGTATCCGTATTTGGCGGAGTAGGTGAACGTACTCGTGAAGGAAATGATCTTTACATGGAAATGAAAGAATCTGGAGTAATTAATGAACAAAATATTGCAGAATCAAAAGTAGCTCTAGTCTACGGTCAGATGAATGAACCGCCAGGAGCTCGTATGAGAGTAGGTTTAACCGCCCTAACTATGGCGGAATATTTCCGAGATGTTAATGAACAAGACGTACTTCTATTTATCGACAATATCTTCCGTTTTGTCCAAGCAGGATCCGAAGTATCCGCTTTATTGGGTAGAATGCCTTCCGCTGTGGGTTATCAACCCACCCTTAGTACTGAAATGGGTACTTTACAAGAAAGAATTACTTCTACCAAAGAGGGGTCTATAACTTCTATTCAAGCAGTTTATGTACCTGCGGACGATTTGACCGATCCTGCTCCGGCCACGACCTTTGCACATTTAGATGCTACTACCGTACTATCAAGAGGATTAGCTGCCAAGGGTATCTATCCAGCAGTAGATCCTTTAGATTCAACATCAACTATGCTCCAACCTCGTATCGTCGGTGAAGAACATTATGAAACTGCGCAAAGGGTTAAAGAAACTTTACAACGTTACAAAGAACTTCAAGACATTATAGCTATCCTTGGGTTGGACGAATTATCCGAAGACGATCGCTTAACCGTAGCAAGAGCACGAAAAATTGAGCGTTTCTTATCACAACCCTTTTTCGTAGCAGAAGTATTTACCGGTTCCCCAGGAAAATATGTTGGTCTAGCAGAAACAATTAGAGGGTTTAAATTGATCCTTTCTGGAGAATTAGACGGCCTTCCTGAGCAGGCCTTTTATTTGGTAGGTAACATCGATGAAGCTACTGCGAAAGCTACGACCTTAGGAACTTAG